The following proteins are co-located in the Flavobacteriales bacterium genome:
- a CDS encoding 2Fe-2S iron-sulfur cluster binding domain-containing protein: MAENSVNITVVDREGKEHVLEGPTDMGMNLMELCKAYELPVEGTCGGMAMCATCQCYVLNDISLPEQSDDELAMLDQAFHVKPNSRLGCQIKISPEIDGLKVELAPEA; encoded by the coding sequence ATGGCAGAAAACAGTGTAAATATTACCGTAGTCGACCGCGAAGGAAAAGAACACGTACTGGAAGGTCCAACCGACATGGGCATGAACCTGATGGAATTATGCAAGGCCTATGAATTGCCTGTAGAAGGAACTTGTGGAGGAATGGCCATGTGTGCAACGTGTCAATGCTACGTGCTCAACGATATTTCCTTGCCGGAACAAAGTGATGATGAATTGGCCATGTTGGATCAGGCCTTTCATGTTAAACCGAATTCGCGTTTGGGTTGTCAGATAAAAATAAGTCCGGAAATCGACGGATTAAAAGTTGAATTGGCTCCCGAAGCCTGA